From the genome of Pukyongia salina, one region includes:
- a CDS encoding penicillin-binding protein: MFIFAFAVAFKLMNIQFVEGDKYRELAERNTTKNFEIRANRGNVYADDGSLLATSVPKYEIRFDAVTVSSTDFKENLVPLSKELSKMFGKPASYYQQRFRKARADKNRYLLVAKNLGYSDYIKVKNFPLFRKGPYKGGFIMDQSTVREHPMGKIGERLVGSQKRNEPGVYEVGFEGAFNQYLQGKNGRRLKQKIAKGQWKPVSDNNEIEPQDGFDVVSTINVNIQDIAHHALLKQMEIYEAEHGCVIVMEVKTGEIKAVSNLGRTSEGTYYEKLNYAVGESHEPGSTFKVMAMMAALEDKVIDTATVIDTKNGSKRFYGRNITDSRRGGYGKISAAKALEVSSNIGLATIIDEAYSKDPQKFINRLYNWNLNNKIGIPILGEGKPDIPGPGHPKWSKNALPSMAYGYNLSLTPLQTLAFYNAIANDGVMVKPRFIKEIRAWNQEVETFDTEIINEKICSDKTLKEIQDILLNIVKRGTGKSLYSEYFSMAGKTGTARTEYWLPGWEEDKKYISSFSGYFPAEDPKYSCIVVIHKPSTKKGYYGADVTGPVFKRIAQKIFTDSPLIDEVSGIEEQDDVLLGDFQKYYNKVQEVNPAKVPDVDGMAGMDAVSLLENLGMRVEIKGNGTVVEQSLAPGSEFKKRQIIVLTLK, translated from the coding sequence ATGTTCATCTTCGCGTTTGCTGTTGCTTTCAAACTCATGAACATTCAGTTTGTGGAGGGTGATAAATATCGCGAATTAGCCGAAAGGAACACCACTAAAAATTTCGAGATCAGGGCCAACCGTGGTAATGTGTATGCAGACGATGGCAGCCTGCTTGCTACCTCGGTTCCTAAATACGAAATCCGATTTGATGCCGTAACAGTCTCATCTACCGATTTTAAGGAGAACCTTGTTCCGCTGTCGAAAGAGCTTAGTAAAATGTTCGGAAAACCTGCCTCGTATTACCAGCAGCGATTCCGTAAAGCCAGAGCAGACAAGAATCGCTATCTCCTGGTGGCCAAGAATCTGGGTTATTCAGATTATATAAAGGTTAAAAACTTTCCACTTTTCAGAAAAGGACCATACAAAGGTGGGTTTATCATGGATCAAAGTACCGTAAGGGAACACCCCATGGGGAAAATTGGCGAACGCCTGGTTGGGAGTCAGAAGCGCAACGAACCCGGAGTTTATGAAGTAGGATTCGAGGGTGCATTCAATCAATATCTTCAGGGTAAGAATGGCCGCAGACTAAAACAAAAGATCGCAAAAGGGCAATGGAAACCGGTTTCAGATAATAATGAGATCGAACCCCAGGATGGCTTCGACGTAGTGTCTACTATCAATGTGAACATACAGGATATTGCACATCACGCCCTGCTGAAACAAATGGAGATCTACGAAGCGGAGCACGGCTGTGTTATCGTGATGGAGGTTAAGACCGGTGAGATTAAAGCGGTTTCCAATCTTGGCCGCACTTCCGAAGGCACCTACTACGAAAAATTAAACTATGCTGTTGGTGAAAGTCATGAGCCCGGCTCCACCTTTAAGGTAATGGCCATGATGGCCGCACTGGAAGACAAGGTGATCGATACGGCCACCGTGATCGACACAAAAAATGGAAGTAAGCGCTTTTACGGACGGAATATTACCGACAGCCGTCGAGGTGGGTACGGAAAGATATCTGCAGCCAAAGCCCTGGAAGTTTCTTCCAATATTGGGCTGGCTACCATTATAGACGAAGCCTACTCCAAGGATCCTCAAAAGTTTATCAACCGTTTGTATAACTGGAATCTTAATAACAAGATTGGCATCCCCATTTTAGGGGAAGGAAAACCTGATATACCTGGGCCCGGACATCCCAAGTGGAGTAAAAATGCGCTCCCATCAATGGCCTATGGATACAATTTAAGTTTAACCCCGCTACAAACTCTGGCATTTTACAATGCGATCGCCAACGATGGGGTTATGGTTAAGCCGAGGTTCATTAAGGAAATACGAGCCTGGAACCAGGAGGTGGAGACCTTCGACACCGAGATCATCAACGAAAAGATCTGCTCTGATAAGACCCTGAAGGAGATACAGGATATACTGCTCAACATTGTAAAACGTGGTACGGGTAAAAGTCTTTATTCTGAGTACTTCTCCATGGCAGGAAAGACCGGAACCGCAAGAACAGAATACTGGTTACCGGGCTGGGAAGAGGACAAAAAATATATCTCCTCCTTCTCGGGTTATTTCCCGGCCGAAGACCCCAAGTATTCTTGTATTGTAGTAATCCATAAACCCAGCACCAAGAAAGGCTATTACGGTGCAGATGTTACCGGTCCTGTGTTTAAAAGGATCGCTCAGAAAATATTTACAGATTCGCCTCTTATTGATGAGGTGAGTGGGATCGAAGAACAGGATGATGTACTGTTGGGTGACTTTCAGAAATATTACAATAAAGTACAGGAAGTTAATCCCGCAAAAGTCCCTGATGTGGATGGTATGGCAGGGATGGACGCAGTTTCCTTGCTTGAAAACCTTGGGATGAGGGTAGAGATAAAAGGAAATGGTACTGTGGTTGAACAATCGTTAGCTCCTGGTTCCGAATTTAAGAAGCGCCAGATAATTGTCTTAACATTAAAATGA
- a CDS encoding UDP-N-acetylmuramoyl-L-alanyl-D-glutamate--2,6-diaminopimelate ligase, with protein sequence MIYLKDILYKVPIEKTIGVTAVAINNLHFDSRKIELNDVFVAIRGSLSDGHDYIKMAAEKGALAIICESLPELIINGITYVQVADSNKALALMAANYFENPSDSLKLIGVTGTNGKTTISSLLYDLFKAAGYETGLLSTVKIMVGEKEFPATHTTPDPLTINSYLRKMVDAGVEFCFMEVSSHGIHQKRTEGLHFAGGIFTNLSHDHLDYHKDFKEYRDVKKTFFDQLPKSAFALTNADDKNGPVMLQNTNARTYTYALKTYADYKGQILENQFNGLLLKINNNELWVKLIGAFNAYNMLAIYGTADLLGLETIEVLQLMSNLESVAGRFQYVVSEEMNITAIVDYAHTPDALKNVLQTINSIRTGNEELITVVGCGGDRDAAKRPKMGNIAASLSTKVIFTSDNPRSEDPEAIIHQIEAGVPPEHFKRTLSITDRKQAIKTACSMANRNDIILVAGKGHETYQEINGERFEFNDLEIVSEFITALKK encoded by the coding sequence ATGATCTATTTAAAGGACATACTATATAAGGTACCTATTGAAAAAACCATTGGGGTAACCGCCGTGGCGATCAATAACCTTCACTTCGATTCGAGAAAAATAGAATTGAACGATGTATTCGTTGCCATACGCGGCAGCTTGTCCGATGGTCATGATTATATCAAGATGGCCGCCGAAAAGGGAGCTCTTGCCATTATTTGTGAAAGTCTGCCAGAATTGATCATCAACGGGATCACCTATGTGCAGGTAGCCGACAGTAATAAGGCTCTCGCGCTGATGGCAGCCAATTATTTCGAAAACCCGTCCGACTCTTTGAAACTCATTGGAGTTACCGGTACAAACGGAAAGACCACTATCTCTTCCCTGCTGTACGATCTATTTAAAGCGGCGGGCTATGAAACGGGCTTATTATCTACTGTAAAGATCATGGTAGGTGAGAAAGAATTTCCAGCTACTCATACAACTCCAGACCCTCTTACAATAAACAGCTATTTACGGAAAATGGTGGACGCGGGAGTTGAGTTTTGCTTTATGGAAGTGAGTTCGCATGGTATTCATCAAAAGCGTACGGAAGGATTACACTTTGCAGGGGGTATTTTCACCAATCTTTCTCATGATCACCTCGATTATCACAAGGACTTCAAAGAATACAGGGACGTAAAGAAAACATTCTTTGACCAACTTCCAAAGTCGGCCTTTGCACTCACCAATGCCGATGATAAGAACGGGCCGGTGATGCTTCAGAATACAAATGCCAGAACGTATACCTATGCGTTGAAGACGTATGCCGACTACAAGGGACAGATCCTTGAGAACCAGTTCAACGGATTATTACTTAAAATAAACAACAACGAATTATGGGTAAAACTCATAGGAGCCTTTAATGCCTATAATATGCTCGCTATCTACGGAACAGCAGATCTACTAGGGCTTGAAACGATCGAGGTACTGCAGTTAATGAGTAACCTTGAAAGTGTGGCCGGCCGATTTCAATATGTGGTTTCCGAAGAGATGAATATCACAGCCATAGTAGATTATGCCCATACTCCCGATGCATTGAAGAATGTACTGCAAACCATCAATAGTATTCGTACGGGGAACGAAGAACTTATTACTGTGGTGGGTTGCGGAGGCGACAGGGATGCTGCTAAAAGACCGAAGATGGGAAATATTGCCGCCAGTTTAAGTACCAAGGTGATCTTTACAAGTGATAACCCGAGGAGTGAAGATCCCGAGGCGATCATCCATCAAATAGAAGCAGGTGTTCCACCGGAGCATTTTAAGAGAACCCTTTCCATTACAGACAGAAAACAGGCGATTAAAACTGCCTGCTCGATGGCCAACAGGAACGATATCATTTTGGTAGCAGGTAAAGGTCACGAAACCTACCAGGAGATAAATGGAGAACGTTTCGAATTTAACGATCTGGAGATCGTAAGTGAATTTATAACCGCCCTAAAAAAGTAA
- the mraY gene encoding phospho-N-acetylmuramoyl-pentapeptide-transferase: protein MLYYLFEYLEKNFDIPGAGLFSFITFRAALAVILSLVIATFFGKKIIRFLQRKQMGETIRDLGLEGQNEKSGTPTMGGIIIILATLVPVLLLAKLDNIYVIMLIVTTLWMGTIGFIDDYLKKFKNDKKGLPGKFKVIGQVGLGIFVGAVMYMHPDVTVRLEKEHNTTSGELITQSSTREFYPEENSLLTTIPFVKKNEFNYESLISWAGEDAKDYIWLIFIPIVIFIITAVSNGANLTDGVDGLAAGTSAIIAVTLALFAWVSGNLIFSDYLNIMYIPNTGEMTIFITAFVGALIGFLWYNAYPAQVFMGDTGSLTIGGVIAVIAIAIRKELLIPILCGIFLMENLSVVLQVSWFKYTKKKYGEGRRIFRMSPLHHHYQVKGFHESKIVTRFWIVGIFLAILTIVTLKIR, encoded by the coding sequence ATGTTATACTACCTATTTGAGTACTTAGAGAAGAACTTCGACATCCCGGGGGCGGGGCTGTTCAGTTTTATCACATTCCGGGCAGCATTGGCTGTTATCCTTTCATTGGTGATCGCAACCTTCTTCGGAAAAAAGATCATCAGGTTCCTACAGCGTAAACAAATGGGTGAGACGATTCGCGACCTCGGACTTGAAGGTCAGAATGAAAAATCCGGAACCCCTACCATGGGTGGTATTATCATCATTCTGGCAACACTAGTACCTGTATTATTACTGGCTAAACTCGACAATATCTATGTGATCATGCTTATCGTTACCACGCTGTGGATGGGAACCATAGGATTTATTGATGACTATCTTAAAAAATTTAAGAACGATAAGAAAGGCCTCCCTGGGAAATTCAAGGTAATTGGGCAGGTTGGCCTGGGTATTTTTGTAGGTGCGGTAATGTATATGCATCCCGATGTAACAGTACGGCTTGAAAAGGAGCACAATACAACTTCCGGTGAGTTGATCACTCAAAGCAGCACACGGGAATTCTATCCCGAGGAAAACTCCCTACTAACCACAATTCCGTTTGTAAAGAAAAACGAGTTCAACTATGAGAGTTTGATCAGCTGGGCCGGAGAAGATGCAAAAGATTACATCTGGCTTATTTTCATCCCCATAGTAATTTTCATCATTACAGCTGTGTCCAATGGGGCAAATCTAACCGATGGAGTTGATGGACTGGCAGCGGGAACTTCGGCCATTATAGCGGTGACCCTGGCCTTATTTGCCTGGGTATCCGGCAACCTTATTTTCTCAGACTATCTCAATATCATGTACATCCCTAATACGGGTGAAATGACCATTTTCATCACGGCGTTTGTAGGAGCACTTATCGGCTTTTTGTGGTATAACGCTTACCCTGCACAGGTGTTTATGGGAGACACCGGAAGCCTTACAATTGGGGGTGTGATCGCGGTAATTGCTATTGCGATAAGGAAGGAATTATTGATACCCATTCTTTGTGGAATTTTCCTGATGGAGAATCTATCGGTGGTCTTACAAGTGAGTTGGTTTAAGTACACAAAAAAGAAATATGGAGAAGGACGGCGCATTTTCCGGATGTCGCCATTGCACCATCATTACCAGGTGAAGGGCTTTCATGAAAGTAAAATAGTAACACGGTTCTGGATCGTAGGGATATTTCTCGCGATCCTCACCATAGTGACGCTAAAAATTAGATAG
- the murD gene encoding UDP-N-acetylmuramoyl-L-alanine--D-glutamate ligase, with amino-acid sequence MQRLVVLGAGESGVGSAILGKKEGFEVFVSDFGKVKETYKEVLIHHEIEWEEENHSEEKILNANLVMKSPGIPDKAPIVTKLVKAGIKIVSEIEFAAWFTEAQLIGITGTNGKTTTATLTYELLKQGGLNVGLGGNIGKSFAGMVADNAFENYVLELSSFQLDGIEKYRNHIAVILNIVPDHLDRYDNDFSRYVAAKFRIIMNQSEQDYFIYDADDEVISRWLAANEIRSQKMPFSVTKKLEKGAWIENEKLIIKLNNKEEIMPIATLGLQGQHNIKNAMAASTVATLLKIRKATIRESLENFQGVEHRLERVLKINNVLYINDSKATNVNATFYALDSMETPTVWIVGGVDKGNDYAELLPLVNEKVKAIICLGIDNDKIIEQFGSCVDIVVETDSMKSAVQVAYRLSEKGDTVLLSPACASFDLFKNYEDRGRQFKEAVRNL; translated from the coding sequence ATGCAGCGGCTGGTAGTTTTAGGAGCAGGAGAGAGTGGTGTTGGAAGCGCAATTTTGGGTAAAAAAGAAGGTTTCGAGGTATTTGTTTCAGACTTCGGAAAAGTAAAAGAAACATATAAAGAAGTTCTTATACATCATGAGATCGAGTGGGAGGAGGAGAATCATTCGGAAGAAAAGATCCTGAATGCTAACCTCGTAATGAAGAGTCCCGGAATACCGGATAAGGCACCTATTGTAACGAAACTAGTGAAAGCCGGGATAAAGATTGTTTCAGAGATCGAATTTGCTGCTTGGTTTACCGAAGCACAGTTAATTGGGATCACAGGGACAAACGGAAAAACGACCACCGCTACTTTAACCTACGAATTGCTTAAGCAAGGAGGATTAAATGTGGGCCTTGGGGGGAATATAGGTAAAAGCTTTGCAGGGATGGTTGCCGATAATGCCTTCGAAAACTATGTGCTGGAACTAAGTAGCTTTCAGTTGGATGGCATAGAGAAATATCGCAATCACATTGCTGTCATCCTGAATATCGTTCCGGATCACCTGGACCGCTATGACAATGATTTTAGTCGCTATGTGGCAGCTAAATTCAGGATAATCATGAATCAGTCTGAGCAGGATTATTTTATCTACGACGCAGACGATGAGGTGATAAGCAGATGGCTTGCAGCCAATGAGATACGATCTCAGAAAATGCCTTTTTCAGTAACAAAAAAGTTAGAAAAAGGCGCATGGATAGAAAACGAAAAATTAATAATAAAACTAAACAACAAAGAAGAAATTATGCCAATCGCAACACTAGGATTACAAGGACAACACAATATTAAAAATGCCATGGCTGCCTCTACGGTAGCTACCTTATTAAAGATTAGGAAGGCAACCATTAGAGAGTCTTTAGAGAATTTTCAGGGAGTAGAACACCGTCTGGAGCGGGTGTTAAAGATTAACAACGTACTGTATATCAACGACTCTAAAGCTACCAATGTAAATGCCACTTTCTACGCATTGGACAGCATGGAAACACCAACCGTTTGGATCGTGGGAGGAGTGGATAAAGGAAACGATTATGCCGAATTACTACCATTGGTCAACGAAAAAGTAAAGGCGATCATCTGCCTGGGGATAGACAACGATAAGATCATCGAACAATTTGGAAGCTGCGTGGATATAGTAGTGGAAACAGATTCGATGAAAAGTGCTGTGCAAGTGGCGTATCGCTTATCCGAAAAAGGAGATACCGTCTTGCTGTCACCAGCATGCGCCAGTTTCGATCTTTTTAAAAATTACGAAGATCGCGGAAGACAATTTAAGGAAGCAGTGAGAAATCTATAG
- a CDS encoding FtsW/RodA/SpoVE family cell cycle protein, with translation MQGIFKNIKGDKAIWAVAGLLALFSFLPVYSASSNLAYLYGDGSTLPYLLKHLAHLLLGFAILYGVHKIPYHYFRGLSIIALPVVIVLLLITITQGTTIEGANASRWIRVPFVGVTFQTSTLAAVVLLTYVARYLSKIKDKEITFKESLLPLWLPVFIVLALILPANFSTTAIIFAMVVILVFIGGYPLRYLGIVLGAGAIMLTLFVLTAKAFPDLFDNRVDTWMSRIENFTDNTDTEADYQIEKAKIAIASGGVTGLGPGKGVQKNFLPQSSSDFIYAIIVEEFGMLGAMSIMFLYLLLLFRLVIVAYKASTVFGRLLVVGVGLPIVFQALINMAVAVELFPVTGQTLPLISSGGTSIWMTCLALGMVLSVSAKREAKLKEMEGIENPLDILSETI, from the coding sequence ATGCAGGGAATATTTAAAAATATAAAAGGAGATAAAGCGATCTGGGCAGTTGCGGGCCTGTTGGCGCTATTTTCTTTCCTGCCTGTTTACAGCGCGAGTAGCAATTTGGCATATCTCTATGGTGACGGAAGTACCTTACCCTACCTACTTAAACACCTTGCTCACTTGCTTTTAGGATTTGCAATTCTGTATGGTGTGCATAAGATTCCATATCACTACTTCCGTGGATTATCCATTATTGCCCTACCTGTTGTAATTGTGTTATTATTAATAACCATAACCCAGGGAACCACTATCGAAGGTGCGAATGCCAGCAGGTGGATCCGGGTTCCATTTGTAGGGGTGACCTTCCAAACTTCCACCCTTGCGGCCGTGGTGCTTTTAACCTATGTGGCGAGATACTTGTCTAAGATCAAGGATAAGGAAATAACCTTTAAAGAATCGCTGTTGCCCCTATGGCTGCCTGTATTTATAGTTCTGGCCCTAATCCTGCCGGCTAACTTTTCCACCACGGCGATCATCTTCGCTATGGTAGTAATTCTGGTTTTTATCGGGGGTTATCCCTTGAGGTATTTAGGAATTGTTCTCGGAGCCGGGGCGATCATGCTTACTTTATTTGTGTTAACCGCTAAGGCCTTCCCGGATCTGTTCGACAACAGGGTGGATACCTGGATGAGCCGTATAGAGAACTTTACAGATAACACAGATACAGAAGCCGATTACCAGATTGAAAAGGCCAAGATCGCAATTGCATCCGGGGGTGTTACCGGATTAGGTCCGGGGAAAGGGGTTCAGAAGAATTTTTTACCACAATCATCGTCAGATTTTATATATGCTATTATCGTGGAGGAGTTTGGTATGCTGGGAGCCATGTCTATCATGTTCCTGTACTTACTACTGCTTTTCCGGTTAGTGATCGTCGCTTATAAGGCAAGTACGGTTTTTGGGAGGTTGCTGGTTGTTGGGGTGGGATTGCCTATAGTTTTCCAGGCGCTGATCAACATGGCGGTAGCGGTGGAACTGTTTCCAGTAACCGGGCAAACATTACCGCTCATTAGTAGTGGAGGAACCTCAATCTGGATGACCTGTCTGGCACTGGGGATGGTGTTGAGCGTGAGTGCAAAAAGAGAAGCAAAACTAAAAGAAATGGAAGGGATCGAAAACCCATTGGATATATTAAGTGAGACCATATAG
- the murG gene encoding undecaprenyldiphospho-muramoylpentapeptide beta-N-acetylglucosaminyltransferase, with translation MRPYRFIISGGGTGGHIYPAIAIANELKRRYSDAEFLFVGAKDRMEMEKVPQAGYKIEGLWISGIQRNLSMKNLMFPFKLASSIIKAKSIVRKFKPDVAIGTGGYASAPLLRVASMRRVPCLIQEQNSYAGITNKWLKNKVQKICVAYKGMDAFFPAEKIVLTGNPVREDLLDISKKRSEALSFFNLSSEKKTLLVLGGSLGARNINNLIDSSLDMLVSEGVQLIWQCGKFYENEYKDRTGGLVQVHAFLNRMDLAYAAADMIISRAGALSVSELCLVGKPVIFIPSPNVAEDHQTKNAMAISKNDAAILLKESEAIDKFEPVFTQLLHSTERQLQLSENIKKLARPCATGEIVDEIEKLIKVK, from the coding sequence GTGAGACCATATAGATTTATCATATCAGGAGGAGGAACCGGCGGGCATATTTATCCGGCCATTGCGATCGCCAATGAATTGAAGCGGCGGTACAGCGATGCCGAGTTTTTATTTGTGGGTGCAAAAGATCGTATGGAAATGGAGAAGGTTCCGCAGGCCGGATATAAGATCGAAGGCCTTTGGATCTCAGGAATTCAGCGAAACCTGAGTATGAAGAATCTTATGTTTCCCTTTAAACTCGCATCCAGTATAATTAAAGCGAAATCTATAGTGAGGAAATTCAAGCCCGACGTGGCAATAGGTACTGGTGGGTATGCCAGCGCACCATTGTTGCGGGTAGCTTCCATGCGAAGAGTTCCGTGTCTTATTCAGGAACAGAACAGTTATGCTGGGATCACAAATAAATGGTTAAAGAACAAGGTGCAGAAGATCTGTGTGGCTTACAAGGGTATGGATGCTTTTTTTCCTGCTGAAAAGATCGTGCTAACAGGAAATCCAGTAAGAGAGGATCTGTTGGATATTTCGAAGAAAAGGAGCGAGGCATTGTCTTTTTTCAATCTTTCTTCTGAAAAGAAAACCTTATTGGTACTGGGGGGTAGCCTTGGAGCCAGGAATATCAATAACCTTATCGATAGCTCATTGGATATGCTTGTTTCTGAAGGAGTACAGCTTATCTGGCAGTGTGGGAAATTCTATGAAAATGAATATAAAGACAGAACGGGAGGTCTGGTACAGGTACATGCCTTCCTCAACCGAATGGACCTTGCTTATGCTGCTGCAGACATGATCATATCGCGGGCAGGAGCCCTTTCGGTTTCCGAGTTATGCCTGGTTGGTAAGCCGGTGATTTTTATTCCTTCGCCCAATGTTGCTGAAGACCACCAGACCAAAAATGCTATGGCAATCTCCAAAAATGATGCAGCAATATTGCTCAAGGAAAGTGAAGCTATAGATAAGTTCGAGCCGGTGTTCACCCAATTACTGCACTCGACAGAGAGACAGCTCCAACTTTCAGAAAATATAAAGAAACTCGCACGCCCGTGTGCTACAGGCGAGATTGTGGACGAAATAGAGAAATTAATAAAGGTTAAGTGA
- the murC gene encoding UDP-N-acetylmuramate--L-alanine ligase, producing MNEYKHIQTFYFIGIGGIGMSALARFANLEGKRVYGYDKTETSLTRELVQENITVTYNDSVSEIPDSIKNNQNTLVIYTPAIPKDNTLLNWFQTEGYTVIKRAHLLGEVTRNTLCLAVAGTHGKTTTSAILGHLLADCDMPVTAFLGGITENYNSNFISKGTEITVVEADEFDRSFLTLNPDIACVTSMDADHLDIYGDSTALEDAFRDFASLLPSPDKLLHKKGLPLNGKTVAIEDPADFEARNVRIEDGNYIFDLKTPSTIIKDLQCSLPGHHNLQNAVTALGMAILAGSPTDCLPKALRNFKGVQRRFSYRIKRADEVLIDDYAHHPTEIDALSQAVNELYPRDRKLIVFQPHLYSRTRDFAEGFANSLSKFDEVILLDIYPARELPIEGVTASWLMDKIQGNRVQLVFKKDLPVAIKASSCRIKLIVGAGDIGAEVQRITRYLNDED from the coding sequence GTGAACGAGTACAAACACATACAGACTTTTTATTTCATCGGAATTGGCGGTATAGGAATGAGCGCCCTTGCACGTTTTGCCAATTTGGAGGGGAAGCGTGTATATGGCTATGATAAAACCGAAACAAGTTTAACTCGCGAATTAGTTCAAGAAAATATTACGGTAACCTACAACGATTCGGTTTCGGAGATTCCGGATTCTATAAAGAATAACCAGAATACGCTGGTAATATACACTCCGGCGATTCCAAAAGATAACACCTTGCTTAATTGGTTTCAAACCGAAGGATACACGGTAATTAAGCGTGCCCATTTATTGGGGGAGGTGACACGAAACACTTTATGTTTGGCAGTGGCTGGCACGCATGGAAAGACAACAACTTCGGCTATTTTGGGTCATTTGTTGGCAGACTGTGACATGCCGGTCACCGCTTTTTTAGGAGGCATAACAGAAAATTACAACTCGAATTTTATCAGCAAGGGAACCGAGATCACGGTGGTAGAGGCCGATGAGTTCGACAGGTCCTTCCTAACCTTGAATCCAGATATCGCCTGTGTAACCTCAATGGATGCAGATCATTTAGATATTTATGGCGATTCTACTGCTTTGGAAGACGCCTTCCGGGATTTTGCGTCATTGTTACCGTCACCGGATAAATTATTACATAAAAAAGGGTTGCCGCTCAACGGAAAAACGGTGGCCATAGAGGATCCGGCCGATTTCGAAGCCAGAAATGTTCGGATAGAAGATGGGAATTACATATTCGACCTAAAGACACCGTCTACAATTATAAAAGATTTACAATGTTCTTTGCCGGGACATCATAACCTACAAAATGCTGTTACAGCTTTGGGTATGGCAATTCTAGCAGGTTCCCCAACCGATTGCCTGCCCAAAGCTTTAAGAAATTTTAAAGGAGTACAACGTCGATTCTCTTATCGGATCAAGAGGGCAGATGAGGTACTCATAGACGATTATGCACATCACCCAACAGAGATTGATGCTTTAAGTCAGGCAGTTAACGAATTATACCCGAGAGACAGAAAACTCATAGTGTTTCAGCCGCATCTGTATAGCCGGACAAGGGATTTTGCAGAAGGCTTTGCAAATAGCCTGTCTAAATTCGATGAGGTGATCCTGTTGGATATATATCCCGCCCGGGAATTGCCAATAGAGGGTGTAACTGCCTCATGGTTAATGGATAAAATACAAGGGAACAGGGTGCAACTCGTTTTTAAAAAGGACTTGCCGGTGGCAATAAAAGCCTCGTCTTGCCGTATAAAACTTATAGTGGGTGCCGGAGATATAGGAGCAGAGGTACAACGTATAACCAGATACCTGAACGATGAAGATTAA
- a CDS encoding cell division protein FtsQ/DivIB: protein MKINWWIIKFAFLGIVMVLLLGFSKRRNKERNLEKISIEFIDENEPFITLSAVNKLLIQNADSVTSIVKETLVLNEMEQRLEGNPMIRDAEVFVTVDGALGARIEQRNPIARVASTPDYYLDEDGKKMPLSAVYTARVPLITGKSQSDLTEVTKLLLEIEKDDFMKSSVVGLHIEPTGIIELRLRMHDLRVRFGKPEDIARKFQNFKAFYKKTNQDDLINNYKLVDLQFGNQVVATKK from the coding sequence ATGAAGATTAATTGGTGGATCATAAAATTTGCATTTTTAGGCATAGTGATGGTGCTTCTTTTGGGTTTTTCGAAGCGCCGTAACAAGGAGCGAAATCTGGAGAAGATCAGCATCGAATTTATCGATGAAAACGAACCATTTATAACGCTTTCGGCAGTTAATAAATTGTTAATACAAAATGCCGACAGTGTTACGAGTATAGTCAAAGAAACTTTAGTTTTGAATGAGATGGAGCAAAGGCTGGAGGGGAATCCGATGATTCGGGATGCAGAAGTTTTTGTAACTGTAGACGGAGCACTGGGAGCGCGAATCGAGCAACGAAACCCGATAGCCAGAGTAGCTTCAACACCGGATTATTATCTGGATGAAGACGGAAAAAAAATGCCGTTATCTGCAGTTTACACAGCAAGAGTTCCATTGATCACTGGAAAGTCTCAATCAGATTTAACGGAAGTCACAAAGCTACTGCTTGAAATAGAGAAGGACGATTTTATGAAGAGCAGTGTGGTAGGATTGCATATAGAACCTACTGGTATCATTGAATTGAGATTGCGAATGCACGATTTGAGAGTTCGCTTTGGTAAACCGGAAGATATCGCGAGGAAATTTCAAAATTTCAAGGCGTTCTATAAGAAAACAAATCAAGACGATCTGATTAACAATTATAAACTGGTGGACCTTCAATTTGGGAACCAGGTGGTAGCAACAAAAAAGTAA